One Ochotona princeps isolate mOchPri1 unplaced genomic scaffold, mOchPri1.hap1 HAP1_SCAFFOLD_2078, whole genome shotgun sequence genomic window, GACTACTGTACCCACGtacatgaatatatgtatatacttgtacAATCAGAAAAACTCcctcatatgtatatatgtgtgtggatgTGTTGGTGTGTTGTGAATATGTAAGTGCGTGTTTGTTTGGTTgtgtgttcttctgtgtctgtgtaGAAGTGTAATCCTGTATCTGTGCttcaatgtatatatatatatatgtgtctgtgtctgtgtctgaatGAGTATATGTAAGTGCGTATATGTGTTTgcgtgtatgtgtttgtgtatgtgtatgtgtgtgtgtgtgtccccctcttgagtgtgtatatgtgtgtctgtgtctctgtgtgtgtgtgtgcgtgtttgtatTTTGCCGGCGCTAACAGCGAACAGAACGGGTGTTCTTATGTTTTTCGTGGGTTGGGGATTAGAGGAAATCGTATTCGTGTGCGGTTAATTGTAGAAAGGGAGGGATATGTACGTACTTGAGAAAACAACTTTTTTCACTCGTGTCTTTACTATGTGTgcgtcttttcctctctctctttctctccttgcagGACTGTTAGCAACGCTGTGACTGCGGTACGCCTTGAGGCAATGCACCAGGCAGAGCAAGCGCGCGAGTATGCAGAGGCTCTGCGTAGAGACGTTGTCGAAGGGACTCTTACTAATACTATATATAACCACTACGTTGTGCTCCAACAGGTAAGCGTCCGTAATATGAACTTGCTAAAGTTCTCTTGGAAATACATCAATAAAACTCTATCTTGATAATAGGTCTAGTCAGACATACTATGGCGTATGCTGTGTGCATGCACGTGGTGTACATATCTTGCTcaggcagcaacaacagcaacggcagcaagagcagcaccagcaacagccgCATGGATAgtagcagcacacacacacatacagcggCAGGAATAGCATCAGCCCCGAGAGCAGCAGCAACTGCAACGTAAAAATGCGGACAGCACTGACCGCACAGCTAGCAGCAGCAGAGAAGCACCAGCAACACGGAAAAAAACCGCGTTATGGCCAGCGAAAGAAGAGGAGATAACCGCATGCGGAGCAGCTACGCCATCTGCTGTCGGTATTGAACCTCTTTATGGTCTCGTGCGCGTATATGCGTGTGTGCACTATGTGTGCcctctgtgtgtatgtagggGGTATACATGTGTATAGATGTGTGTATGCGTGTCTACATGtttgtgcgtatgtgtgtgagtatatgtTTTCGTGTCTTGTGGGGGAGTAAGAGCGTTTGTGCTTGTATGTGTCTCTGTATGTgagtatgtatgtacatgtgttaagatatatatatgtatatatgtgtctttcttcgtatacatatgtgtgtgtgcagtgtgtgtttgttactgtgtgtccatgtgtgtgtgtgtgtatctgcgcGTATATTTTCGTATGATGCGCGTGGGGTGGAGACTCGGTGGTGTGGGCCGACGACAAGCCGAAGGTCATCCGCTCATGCATTTGTTGCATGCAGCAAACAAAAATGGCGAACTTCATTTCCTGGACATGCTGCGTAGCTCTAATACATCTTCTATATCTTCAGTTTAGAATGGTATGTGTTGCTGCTGCAGGGTACGCCGTAACGCTACACGTATACATAAGAATATAGACCCTTAtctggtctgtctctctctgaaaatgtgtatgtatgtgtaaagatatataaatatatatctctgtatgtcctttcctttcctctctctctctctctctatatatatatatacatttacacgCACGCGCAACATCTAGCGTACTACGCTTGCGTGTGGCTGACTGCACACAGATAAAGGCCGACGGGGTCGAAGCGGACAGAGTGTTGATACACAACACAACGGAGTTCCAGAAGGTAAAGAGAGTAATAGCGACTGTACCATAGGATACAACAGTTGCTCTTATGACCCCTAgccactcatacacacacatatacactctaAAAGACATACATATACACTGACGCTTACGCATGCAGTTAGACGtgcacatacacacgtacacagaCCCACATACACtactcactctcacacacacacacacacatatacacatacacacaccgctAACTTTCAGTCACTCACACACATGTACTCTCAACCACAGACGCAGTGAGAGCTTtcaatcaaacacacacacacacacacacatacacatacacacaccgctAACTTTCagtcactcacacacatgcactctcAACCATAGACGCAGTGAGAGCTTtcaatcaaacacacacacacacacacacatacacacaccgctAACTTTCAGTCACTCACACACATGTACTCTCAACCACAGACGCAGTGAGAGCTTtcaatcaaacacacacacacacacacacatacacatacacacaccgctAACTTTCagtcactcacacacatgcactctcAACCATAGACGCAGTGAGAGCTTtcaatcaaacacacacacacacacacacatacacacaccgctAACTTTCAGTCACTCACACACATGTACTCTCAACCACAGACGCAGTGAGAGCTTtcaatcaaacacacacacacacacacacatacacatacacattcacacacatacacatacatacgcacacacacacgttcacacacacacacacgttcacacacgcacacacgttcactcacacacacacacacgtttacatacacacacacacacacacacacacacacaatgaaagcCCTCGTTCACTCACAGAGGTATACTCGTAGCCACATACGCGCTGAGAGCTTTCAGTCACAGACGCACTCAGTCACACGAAGATCCCTCGTTCACTTACACGCATATACTCATGCACACTCACACGACGAGTGCCCTCGTGTCCACTCACACGCATCATATGCTTCCACCCACTTGAGTGTAGTGTACGCAAGCACTAAAATTTCTCAAGTCACTTAGTcagactcacatacacacacacgtactttCACACAGTACGTAtgtgtaagtgtatgtgtgtgtctgtgtatgggTGTGTctacgtgtctgtgtgtgtatacgttCGTTTCCAGAAGCGATGTGTATTCCACAGTCCGTTGCGTACATGATGTAGTaggtgggtgtatgtgtgtgtctgtgttgatttgtatgtgtgcatgtgtcggTGTACGTGTGTATCTGTTTCCCGGAcctgtatgtatgtgtttttgtgcAGGATTTCTAGGAATGTACATAGGTGTATATTTGTTGCACTCGCGTGCAGATTTGGTTGTGGGTCTGTTTTTCGGAAGTCTGTGTGTGACGCATCTTTTCTCCTGTCTCTTCGTAGTGTTTCTGGCTtcgtgtgtgcaagtgtgtgttctGAGCAATGACAAGAAGTACATCAGATCGTCTTTCGTGATTCATACTATCGTGTACGCACGTGTGTGCTTGTCTGTGTCTGCTGGAGCTCTTTgtgatgtatacatatatgctgTAGACTGTATTCACTTAAAAGATGAGTAGacgtttgtgtgtgtatttttgtagGCCGTGGAAAGATATATACATCTTGGAGCTCtgtgtgtaatatatatgtatatacatatacatatatagacgtatatatatctatatcctTGTATACATAAAAACATATACCTATATAATATGgatacctacatatatatatacagtacaGTGTCTTCGTGAGGAGGAGAAGGGGGTCAACTAAGCCtctggatatgtgtgtgtgtgtgtgtatgtgtgtttatatttgtgtatatgtacGTGTGTAGGCAATGGAGAGATATGTACGAACGAGTCgtgagggcagcagcagcagcggaaaAAAGTCAAGCAGCAGCGAAGCAGGTGCCTTCAAAACGGACGGAGCTGGCACTTGTATGCATACGCCGATGTGTAGATGCAACATCGGCAGAAGAGGAGTACAGAGAAGCAGTTCGTCAGTTGAACGCTTGTTTGTGTGGGTACGTAGCGAAGATGGGCATCATACTTCAGTCACTTCAGGATATGGAAGAGAAGCGTATTTTGTGTTTTCGCGATGCTCTGCGTAAAGTGATGGTCTACAAGGCAGCACAACTCCGAAATGGCCAGTATGACTTGGATCAGGTTATACGCTCTGTAGAGGAAGTGAGTGCGCCTGCAGATATGCAGGAGTTCCTCCACCAGTATCAAgaccgagcagcagcagcaggaggtggggggGGCGTATGCAAAGGAGCAGCCAGTACGAGTAGTGCGGGTGAGCAGCCacgttcttcctcctcctcctgctccttgtCGTCGTCGTCCTCTGTGAGTAACGTCATCAATTCTACTAccacttcttcttcttcgtcttctgCTACTCGCCTTAGTATGAAGAATGCTTTGGGCACTCTCAATAGTAATATAGGCGGTTTGTCTCtatcaggaggaggaggaggaagttccAAGAGTAGTAGTGACTGGGGTTTACTAATGATGAGTCTCGGCagcagtagtggtggtggtggtaatgatACTAACAGCAGTCATCCTGGTACTGGTACCACAACTACTAATGGCGGTATTAGTAGTGGTGGaggtatgggtgttggttctctCATTATTAacagcagtagtaatagtagtaccaCTGCTATTAAATTAGGCGCATCGTCGTCGTCTTCATATCCGTCTGGCACTGCAGCTGCTATGAAAAGATGGCTGCTCCATCACGTGCTGCCGGACGGCCCACATACTCGTATTACTGCTCGCGGTGGAGGAGGCGCGCTTGGGGAAAGAGGGAGTGGACCTCTACGACCCGTAGTATGGACAGAACTGTGTTGTGAAGGCGGTAAGGTGTCGGGAGAAGCAGGAGACACGTTTATATCGAAGAGGAAGCAAGAGCTACAGCAGAGAGGCCATCAGCTTGTGACAGCTGCTTTGGCTGCCGCCGTTGGGAGTGCGAGCAGTAGTACTCCCAGTAGTAATACTAATAGAAGCTCCAAgcctagtagtagtagtagtatttttaCTAGTACGACTCTTTCTACAACACCCTCGCTATCTCCAAGGAGCaagaatactactactactactactacaacgaCCATTACCAGCGCCACAACCAACGTCTGCGGTACtactggtactactactactattactactggtACTGATACCATGAAACCTAGTGCCATTACTAGTAGTAGCAGTGGTGGTACGAGTAGtgatagcagtagtagtagtggggGTGACTATACATGAGAACTCCGAACAGCAACGTCAGTTAGAACAACGACCAGCAGGCGTCGCGGGCTCAGTATGCACATATACCACTAATGACAATGATACACATACCacccctactactactactaccacttctACTGGTGCTAGTAGTAGTATTCTGGGAAAGAAAGACTCAGGCGTGTCTATGTGCACTCCACTGACGGCTGCATTAACTCCTTCTGCGACGTCTCTGACGTCTACAGGTCTCGGGGTTGCGGCTGCCGCCTCTACTGTTGCGAGGTCTCTCTTACAACGAAGCCCCTTCACACGAGTCATGCAGTCTGCTGCTTCGTTAGTCGTGGGTGGAGGCGCCTCTACTGGGACGTCTCAGTCGCCtcggagtagtagtagtagtagtatcatgAGTGACAATGGCGATTCGActacctcccttcctcctcctccgcctcctcctccacctccacctgctgctgctcttccttcttctactactGCTCACTGTGCTGCTACTAGTACTGATACTATGTCTGCAGGATCTCCTACTAAAGATGGAGTAATAATACGCTCTACGTCTGCAGCAGAAAAACTAAAGCAAGAGCCTTCCACTAGTACTACTACAGCTGCCGCTGCTGCCTCCTCTTCTAATCCTGCTGCTTCTAGTAGTACTAGTGCTAGTGTTGCTTCTAGAACTCTGCCTACAGCACTCGCTGCATTTTTCTCTGACCCCACCGGGGCATCCTCACGCTCTGAGGCGGAGCTACTCCTACAATTAGAAGCCACCACTACGTCTGCCAGTTCTAGAACTCATACACAAAAAGCAACCACTGAGACTAGTACTAGTATTAGTATTGCTACTATTGGCACGGGCGTTGGTGGTAGTACAGCTGCGGCAAGTGCTGCTACTGCAGGAGACCAGGATCCTGCCACCCTAAAGATCGAAAAAGACTACGACGCGTTGCTCGAACTTCTGTGGCCAGCCCCGGTAACTGGTGGACAGGACGGTAAGTGGATAATACACAGTGAGAGTAATTTCGTCTTGTTTCTTCCCTGCTGTAGTTCTAATATGGTGTACATGTTTAGACGAATTGTACGAACAACAGCACTACAGATGATGCGTACCAAGAAACCAAATTATAAACACGTATATATATACTGAAGAAATCATAaagacgtatatatatatatatatatgtattgaaaaAATCATATaggcgtatatatatatatatatatatgtatcgaAGAAATCATaaacacgtatatatatatatatgtagaagaAATCATTAAATCATtaacacgtatatatatatatatatatatatctatatatgtattgaAGAAATCATAAAcacgtgtgtacatatatatttacagatGTATTGAAGAAGTGCTGCAGACGtatagaaggagagggagagacacggaagaagagagaaatggagaggaagactATAATATAACAGCTACATTATTTTTCTTGGATGCTTAGCTCTAAGAAGACCTCCTTACcaatgcaacagcagcagcagcaccatcatcatcactatcaccctccccacccccatcaccaGCATCCTTAGCAGCAGTGATAGTAGTTGTTATACTCCTGATAATAATTTGGTGATATACAGGCGCTGAACATGTACGAGGTGGAAGTGTTGCTGCAGCAGCATAATACGTGCTGATGAAGTTGGAACCTACCACCCTTTCATTATTTTAGTGGTATTGTAGTATGAGTTGTGTCGTTTGCGAGGAATGTatacttcttttcatttttttctgcggTTGAAAATGAGAAGAGTCACAGCGTCGCTTGAATGTCTTAAGAGAGCCGCACTGCTGGTGCTACGCCAAGCAACACATGCAAGAAGAGCCTACCAacagagacatatatatatatagtatatacacacattcatacGCATACATacgtgtacatatgtatatatataaatctgtgtgtacacacacacattcatacgcatacatacatgtacatatgtatatatatatatataaatctgtgtgtacacacatatccATAGACGTATACGTATGTGTACCCAcatgataaatatatatttatatatatatatacaaagataGAGGACGAAAGAGACATACACATAttcacacatgtgtgcatactCGTATCcgtatatacatttacatatacgTGTAATTGTATACATGCATACGcagatatataaatatgtattgacATACATATCTACcgacgtatatacatatatatgtgtagacATGTATTcccattatatatatgtatatatgtgtattgcTGCACGTATATGGCACACATTCGGCTACACTGGACGTGGATGAGTGGGTTCTACACTTTTTTTCTACATGCACTCAAGGCGTGGGTGGCAACTGATTTCATGTGAGACTAGCGgctacatcagcagcagcaagagtAGTGAGACCTTTCTTCATCAACAGCAGGACCTTAATCAGTgataatagcagcagcagcagcagcaacaccaccaccagcagcaccgtCATCatgagcaacagcagcaccattATCACAGGCAACAACAGCAGcccatagcagcagcagcaacagcagcagcaacagcagcaccagacCTGGTAATAGGAAACACTAGGGGAAGAGCAGCAGCTCTTGTAGTAACACGTCATTCCAGGGGGTGTGTGCCTGAGTGGTTGCAACAGGGAAGAcgaaggaaaggaggagaaagcGGCGGCCATCGAAAAGAACTCTTTGCATCTTCTACAGGCCTCCAGGGAGCTACCTTATGGAAAGGGGTTTACTAATGTCTTCCTAATGTGGCGCGCACCACCCTTTGCAAGCGGGTGGAAGAaacgcagcaacagcagcagcaacagcacgtGTTACACCAGAAGCAGCTCGATACCAACAGGACCTCCCAGCAGCGCTTCAGTGGACCACTCAACACacttgtacatatatacatatatattcgcTTACGCGACTGTGCTTTTAGTGTAtgtcatatacatacatacatgagtatatatatacatatacatatgcaaatgTGCGTACGGGTatatcatatacatacatatgtaagtacgtatatatatatacacacacacacacacatatgcgaTGGTGCGTACGTGTATAcgatacaaacatatatatgtatatacacacacatatacgcgaATGTGCTTCcgtgtacatacacatatttatatatacacgtatacaaAGCACTCTCCAGGTGCATAAACGGCGTATAAGTGTAGACATGTATACTTACGTCCATAGAGCATATTTGTGTAGTGTACATGACGAATTCCTAGGAGAGTTAGCAATGAGGCAAACGGAGAGGAGGGAGGCCTGGAGCGAACCAGAGAAAAAGCAGCCAAGGCAAAGCCAGCCAAAGCAGCATCCACTCGGTGACATCATGTCGCTTCAGCAGCAGCACACTAACACATCCACTATGTATCAAGCGATATGCATGGAGAGAAGGCCTGACAGTGTGCGCGtccctctcctctttttttcCATGTCATACACGTGGCCGTCTGGAGGGGCTCTCTCATTTGTGTTGATAGGAAACTATGCCTTATACAAGTAGGTCTGGCGGCCACCGTCCCGCTCACAATATGCAACTGACGCTGTCTtcgtgtgtatgggtgtgtgtgtctctgtgtgttgtCTGGTGCGAGATGTATGTGCGATTGGACGCTggtgtgccttttgattggtggtGATGGGGACCCATTTCTCCgtcgtatacacatatatatatatgtatatgtatatatatatacatgtgtatttgtACAGGTGACTTGCTGGTGTGTATGGGTATGTGTATGttgatgtgtgtgagtgtgtgcctgTATGATGTTTAGTATGCGATATACTGTCTACTGTGAAGTTTTCTAGTTATATGTTTTTGAATTGGTGGTGGTGTCTTTTCTTCCGGTTCTTTCATACATACAAGTGAgaccgtgtgtgtatgtgtatgtgcggTTTCTTGTATGTAATGATATTTCACGGAAATTACTCGCTGCTTGATGAACTACAGCTGTACAGGTGTGTGAGAGTATCGATGCGGTGTCTTTATGTAGCAGGTCCTCAGGCAAGCAACAAACGTCGTGCAGAATTATATGTGGATCCGGCCGAGTGTCCCTATAGCGTAGAGACAATTGAACGTCTAGTAGAAGTGTTTCCGAAGCTGCAGAATGACTTCGCTTCCGCCCTCAATCGTTGTGTCTTTCTAAGAGTCTTAGAAAAACGAAGAAGGAGCAGCATGAGTGGTCCTCATAAGCAGGTGTATGTACAGAGCATGCTAGCGCTACGTCTTCTAGGAGAACTGTGTGGTACTCTTCTCGATCATGCGGATGAACAGCTAGATGTATGGACAGGTCGTATGCTGCTTCTGCTTTCAATGCAAATAGCAGCACATGGAGCGAAAAGTGCCGACCCTCAAATGCAGACCTTCTCCAGCCGCTGTTACGCTGCGCAAGTTCGCAGCAGTGCctacaacagcagcagccgcagccctACCACCACCAACACTACTCTCGCTCAGAGGAGGAGTAGTACCACTACTACCAGTAGTAGTAACAGGAGTAGTAGTAGGAATAATAGTCCTGCTGCCGGTACAAACACATCTAGAAGACCGAGCTCGAGCGGACGACGGGAccgcagcgacagcagcagcggcgacagcagcagcagtagcaagagGGCTAGTGGTGTTAGTAGTGTCGATGAGACTGGCGGTCTTGAGTCGTCTTCGAAGGAAACGCAGGACGTCACAGCGAGCAGCAGGAGTAGTAAtggtagcagcagtagtagtaataatagtcaGAAACAGTACCACAGACAACAGTAGCAGTGGTAGCAGCAACAGTAGAGAGAAAGATGAGGACACACGTATACACGAAACATCAACGTCGTCTGATACCAGCAAAGGCAGTGAGGGTCTACAAGATGTTGATGTTGTACGTTGGTCCTTACATGTAAGTGAACAAAATGTTTTGAcgctctttgttttcttcttcttcagcaTTATAGTTTCCTGTCTTCCACTCTTTACTACTGTACACCGCCGCTTCTGGTGTATGTCTTCGTATAAGAGAGCGCTGTATAGTATTTATGTAAATGATGTTTTCGCTGCCTTTCGAGATAACTGTTTGTGTTATGAGTACTAGAGCCCGTGATGATGTTGCCTATTTACCAAGCAGCTTTTTATGGCTAGAGATGCTGTTGCTGTCGCTGGCGCTACTGCTGCTTTCACAAGGAGGAGTTTCATAATACGTACTCGTGATGTCACTGCTGTTCTTGCTGCTACTTACACAAGACAGCTGTTGATGTCTTAGTGTGAGGAATGCTGTTACCGCTGCTGCGGCTGCTACTGctggtggtgttgctgctgctactgtacGTGAGAACGTTTCGGAATGTATAATCTTGTTGTTTTTCATTGCTAGTGTTTCTGCTGCGGCTTCCTCTTCCAAaagcaggttgtgtgtgtgtgtacatgtgtatatacatgtatttgtgCTGTTCCTGCTACTGGTGCTGGTGCTACTGCTGCGCGTGCTGCGTGTACATACACGCACACATGCTCTGTGTGATGTGAACTGCGCATCGCGACTGGTGTTGCTGCTGTCTCTCTAGGAACGAGTGCTTACTGTCGTGTAGAGGATGCCATTGATGGTGCGCGCTGCTGCTACGTCATCAAGCGCCTTGTGGGGTGCGTGTTGCATgattattgctgctgctgctgctgctgctgttttttcgTTTTCCCTATGAAAGAgcgctgtgtgtgctgtgtacgGTTTTTCTTGCTGCCTTCGTAATGAGAATAGCGTTCACTGTGTATGGCAGCCGTCTTTTTCGCTGTGGGGTATACTTGTGAATGTTGTTGCTCCTGCTCCTGCGTATATAACACAGTTTACAGGTGCTGCATTTACGCGTAGTAGTGTGCGTATGCTAACTGTCGTGTCAGCcgcctgctgcttctgctgccgtGAAACTCTCTACAGCTAAGTGGCTCTCCTGTGTTGTATATCATCCTACGCTCTCACAGTGTTACTCTTGTGTTGACTGCGTCTGGTTTATCTGGCTGACAGCCCTCTTTCCTTTGATTTCTTGCTGACATTCGTGTGTACTACTGTTATACTTCTCAAACGATATTGCTGCAGGGGTCCTGCTAGTGCTGTGGCTGTAGCTGCTGTGCTGTGGTCGTTGCTGCCGCTGGTGTTGCCTGGTGTTGCTGTGACGGCTGTTGGTTCTGTTGTTTGTGGTTGTGGCTGCTGTCGATgatg contains:
- the LOC131479192 gene encoding uncharacterized protein DDB_G0271670-like, whose translation is MGIILQSLQDMEEKRILCFRDALRKVMVYKAAQLRNGQYDLDQVIRSVEEVSAPADMQEFLHQYQDRAAAAGGGGGVCKGAASTSSAGEQPRSSSSSCSLSSSSSVSNVINSTTTSSSSSSATRLSMKNALGTLNSNIGGLSLSGGGGGSSKSSSDWGLLMMSLGSSSGGGGNDTNSSHPGTGTTTTNGGISSGGGMGVGSLIINSSSNSSTTAIKLGASSSSSYPSGTAAAMKRWLLHHVLPDGPHTRITARGGGGALGERGSGPLRPVVWTELCCEGGKVSGEAGDTFISKRKQELQQRGHQLVTAALAAAVGSASSSTPSSNTNRSSKPSSSSSIFTSTTLSTTPSLSPRSKNTTTTTTTTTITSATTNVCGTTGTTTTITTGTDTMKPSAITSSSSGGTSSDSSSSSGGDYT